The stretch of DNA AGCTCCCCCTCGAACTCGGCGTGGCGGTCGTGGTGGTACAGCAGGCCGTGAAAGCCCGCTGCCCGCGCGGCCGCGACATTCTCCTCCACGTCATCTACGAAGGCGGTTCGCGCGGCCGGCACGCCCATCGCGTTCGCGAGGGCGGCGAAGGCGTCGGGGTGGGGCTTTTTCTGCCGCAACTCGTTGCTGAAGACCAGCGCGTCGAAGCGGGCGAAGCGCGGATCGCGGCGCAGGTGGTCGCTGACCACGGGGTAGTTGTTGCTGAGCAGCCCCACCCGCACCCCCGCCGGAATCCCGGCCAGGGTGGTGTACATCAGGTCGTTGTCGTGGACGCTGCCGAGGTAGAGCGCCTCGAACTCGGGGTAGGTCAGGGTGAGGCCCGTCTCGGCGGCCAGCACCTCCCAGAACTGCGGCAGCGTCCAGGCGCCGACCTCCAACTGGTGCACGTGCTGGAAGTAGCTCTGGCGTACGCGCCCCACCGGGAGGCCGCCCCGTTCGGCGAGGCGGGCGGTCGAGCGGCCGTCGAAGGTGCCGACGGTAAAGACGCCGCCCCAGTCGAAGGCGACGTGACGGGCGGCGGGGTCAGGCGAGCGGGTCATGGGGGCATTGTGGCGCAGGGGGAGGGGGGCGGCCGATCAAGTTCGGCGCAAGGCCCGGTTCAAAGGCCCCACCTATACTCGCCCCCATGACCGGCATGAACGACGCCACCCCCTCCTATTCGCAGGCTGTGCAGGCCGTGGCCGAGCGCCTGCGGGCGCACTCCGGCCCGATCGTGGTGCTGTCCCACGAGAGCCCCGACGGCGACGCGCTGGGCAGCGTGCTGGGCCTGACGCGGGCGCTGCGGGCGCTGGGGCGCGAAGTCATCGCGCCGATGGAGGTGCCCCGCTACCTGCGCTTTCTGGTGCAGGAGGGCGAGATCGTCCCGGCGCTGACCGAGTGGCCGCAGGGGGCGCTGGCCGCCGTGCTGGACGTGGACAACAACGATCCCACGCGGGTGGCGGGAGCGGACCTGACCGTGTTCGACGGCCCGGTTGTGAACATCGACCACCACGGCACCAACCGCCGTCAGTCCGACGCCCTGCTGGTGGACCCCAGCCTCCCCGCCACCGCGATGATGGTCGCCGACGTGGTGGAGGCGCTGGGTGCCCCCTGGACCGAGCAGGTCGCCACCCCCCTGATGCTGGGGCTGAACACCGATACCGGGTCCTTCCGCTTCGACAGCGTGACGCCCCGGACCTTCGAGGCGGCGGCGCGGCTGCTGTCGCACGGGGCAAGGCTGGGGTGGATCAACGACAACCTGGGACAGCACCCGCGTTCCTACTACCTGTTGCTGCGCGAGGTGCTGACCACGATGGAGTTCTTGTACGGCGGCCGGGTGGTCCTCGCCCGCGTGGACGACGCGATGCTGGAGCGGGCCGGGGCCACCTGGGAGGACGTGGAGTCCTACGTCAACATCCTGCGCGGCGCGGAGGGCTCGGTCCTCGCCGTGATGGTCAAGGACTACGGAGACCGGATCAAGCTGTCGCTGCGCTCGCGCGGGGGCGTCAGCGCCCAGAATGTCGCCGTGGCGCTGGGCGGGGGCGGGCATGTCCCGGCGGCGGGCGCGACCCTGACCGGGCCGTATCCCGAGGCCCGCGAGCGGCTGGACGCGGCGGTGGCGACGGAGCTGGAACGGGTGGACCAGGGCGGCTGAGGCCAGGGCCTCCGGAGACGGGCGGAAGGTCGAAGGCGGAGAGCCAAAGCCTTGACCTTCGGCCTTCCCCGCCTTCGATGACGTTGCTGGCAAGACGGCCTGGCCGCCGCGTGACCGGCCGCCCCGCTCGCCCGGCCCGCTGCGAACCTAGCGCCCTTCCAGCACCGCCCGCAGCCCCGCGCCGATCCAGGCGAAGGCGGCGCGGGTGTTCGGCATGGTGTAGGTCTGGTCGGCCCCGTGCTGCATGAAGGCGTAGACAAGGTGGCGCCCATCCTCGGTCCGCAGGTAACCGCTGTAGGTCAGCAGCCGCCAGCCGTTGCCCCCCTTGCCCGCGAAAGCCGCCACCTTCCCGGCGACCTCCGAGGGCAGGGCCGAGCGCCCGTAGCCCATCGCCGCGACCTCGCGCTGCCAGGCCAGGCTGTCGGGCGAGAGGCCGGAGCGCAGGTGCTGGTGCGCGAGCAGGGTGGCGAACTCGTAAGGGGTGCTGAGGTTGTGCACCCGCAGGTCGTCGGCCGGGTCGGGCGCAGCGTCGAAGTAGGTGTTCAGCCGGTTCTGGAGAACATCGGCCCGCAAGCGCTGGGCGTCGGCGTCGATGGCGGTCGCCAGCCGCAGCCGCTCCGGGCCGGTGGCCTTGTCCCACCCGGTTCCCGCGAGAAAGGCGGGCGACGAGCCGATCTGCGCCGCCCACCACGCCTTGGTGGGCAGAATCAGGCGGGTGCGGCACAGGCCGAGGTCGTCGGCGAGGGCCTGCACCGCGCCCAGCCCCACCCGGCGGTGCAGCAGGTCGGTGGCGGTGTTGTCGCTGTGACGAATCATCCGCTCGGTGAGGTCGCGGACGCTGCTGCCGTCGTACGGGTAGTCGCCGAGGCTCTGGCTGGCGGTCGACACGTTGAAACGTTCACCCGGCGAGAGCCGCCCGGCGTCCACCTCGCGCAACACCGCCCACAGCACCGCCTGCTTGTAGGTGCTGGCGAGCGGAAACACCCCGTCGGGGGCCTGGGTCACCGCCCGCAGCGGGCGCAGGGTAGCGGGGTCGAGCTCGGCCACCCACAGGCCCAGCCGACCGCTGAGGGCCTGGGGCGGGGCGGGAGCAGGCGAGGCGGTGGGGGCGGGACCGAGGCAGGGCG from Deinococcus sp. HSC-46F16 encodes:
- a CDS encoding HAD family phosphatase, which codes for MTRSPDPAARHVAFDWGGVFTVGTFDGRSTARLAERGGLPVGRVRQSYFQHVHQLEVGAWTLPQFWEVLAAETGLTLTYPEFEALYLGSVHDNDLMYTTLAGIPAGVRVGLLSNNYPVVSDHLRRDPRFARFDALVFSNELRQKKPHPDAFAALANAMGVPAARTAFVDDVEENVAAARAAGFHGLLYHHDRHAEFEGELAEWLGRPVPSGP
- a CDS encoding bifunctional oligoribonuclease/PAP phosphatase NrnA, which translates into the protein MTGMNDATPSYSQAVQAVAERLRAHSGPIVVLSHESPDGDALGSVLGLTRALRALGREVIAPMEVPRYLRFLVQEGEIVPALTEWPQGALAAVLDVDNNDPTRVAGADLTVFDGPVVNIDHHGTNRRQSDALLVDPSLPATAMMVADVVEALGAPWTEQVATPLMLGLNTDTGSFRFDSVTPRTFEAAARLLSHGARLGWINDNLGQHPRSYYLLLREVLTTMEFLYGGRVVLARVDDAMLERAGATWEDVESYVNILRGAEGSVLAVMVKDYGDRIKLSLRSRGGVSAQNVAVALGGGGHVPAAGATLTGPYPEARERLDAAVATELERVDQGG
- a CDS encoding serine hydrolase; amino-acid sequence: MAPPPALRNKGRYVLLALALVGAWAAWRPDPAPAAAAPPDLVAVAAPAEAPGTPCLGPAPTASPAPAPPQALSGRLGLWVAELDPATLRPLRAVTQAPDGVFPLASTYKQAVLWAVLREVDAGRLSPGERFNVSTASQSLGDYPYDGSSVRDLTERMIRHSDNTATDLLHRRVGLGAVQALADDLGLCRTRLILPTKAWWAAQIGSSPAFLAGTGWDKATGPERLRLATAIDADAQRLRADVLQNRLNTYFDAAPDPADDLRVHNLSTPYEFATLLAHQHLRSGLSPDSLAWQREVAAMGYGRSALPSEVAGKVAAFAGKGGNGWRLLTYSGYLRTEDGRHLVYAFMQHGADQTYTMPNTRAAFAWIGAGLRAVLEGR